The nucleotide window ACGCCTTCTCCGACTCCATCCACACGAAGAACGCGTCGGCCCTGACCGCGAGGCCCATGCCGCCCGCCTCGTCCTGTTTGAGCAGCTCACCCCGCGCACCAAGCTGCATCGAGAGGTCGGTGCTGACCGGGTCCGTGCCGTCGTCGAACGCGATGGTCATGTCGCACGTGCCCCACCACGGAGGCCCCAGGCCATGACCCCTTCGCTCACCTGGAACCGCGCATACGGGCTCACCGTGGTCGTCGTGCTCTCGATGCTTCCCTCTGCGCCAGTCGTCGCCCCGGAGTCGTCGAACGTGCCCTCGCCCTCGCTCGGGGACATTGCCACGCCCGCGAGCATCCGGCCTCAGTCCGCATCCGCGCCAGCGTGCGATGACGACAGAACGGAGGCGGGGGAGGCGGGACCGCCGCCGAGCCGGTTTCGCGCAAACGGGTCGTCATCGTTCGCCGGCGCCTGTGCGCCGAAGCGCTGTGCAAGACCCGTCAGCACGTTGGCCAGCGCATTGCTCTTGTCGGCGCGAGACAGGTCCACGCTCTGGCCCGCCAGCGTCGCGTGTACCCCGGAACGTGGGGCGGAATCCGGCGAATCCGCCGCTGGCACGGCTCGACAACCGCCGATCACCTGGCCCACCTTGGGGTACCGCCGTCAGGCCCCCTCGCGTAACCTCCTAAGCGACAATGGCTAAGCCACAGCGCGGGCGTCTCATACAGGGGCAGACAATTGCGGCGAGGCAAGCGGTGGCCTAGGATTTCGCCGCAGATGGCAGTTGCGGGTGCCCCGCCATGAACCAAGTTTCGCCTCCAGGGACTTACCCGACCAGGGCCGAGCACGCCGAGCGTACGACGGCCTATCTTCGCGCCGGTGAGGAACGCGCCCGTGGATTTGCCAATCGCGGGCCGGTCCGCTTCGGCGCAGACAGTAGCCTGCATCCCGACATCTTGGAGGCTTACTGGAAGCACGGTTTCTACGTGTTCCAGGGCGTGGTCGGCGAAGCAGAGCTGGACGAGCTTCGGCAGGACGCCGACATGATGATCGAGCGCGCACCCGTGCGTCCGGGAGCCCATCTGGACAGGCACGGCCGAGCGGCCCTCGGGCGGGACTATGCCTACGAGCCCTACACGCTGGTGAAGCCGCTCTCCGACCCTTGGGGCGGCAGGGCCATGCTTAACGGTCGCCATCCGCACCGGATGGTCCAGCCGCAGCCGGACGCCGATGCGCCGGAATATGTGGTCTTCCTGCTACACGGCATGTGCCAGGCGATGCCAGCGGCG belongs to Chloroflexota bacterium and includes:
- a CDS encoding phytanoyl-CoA dioxygenase, yielding MNQVSPPGTYPTRAEHAERTTAYLRAGEERARGFANRGPVRFGADSSLHPDILEAYWKHGFYVFQGVVGEAELDELRQDADMMIERAPVRPGAHLDRHGRAALGRDYAYEPYTLVKPLSDPWGGRAMLNGRHPHRMVQPQPDADAPEYVVFLLHGMCQAMPAALRVYGHPHLLAVSQAINGPDFVPYNDAIFVKQAGVGGSVAWHQDGVTHWGSPDWDEGIPGLNLQLQLYP